Proteins encoded by one window of Nasonia vitripennis strain AsymCx chromosome 5, Nvit_psr_1.1, whole genome shotgun sequence:
- the LOC100123459 gene encoding SUMO-activating enzyme subunit 1: MVDQKNHAELTDAEAELYDRQIRLWGLESQKRLRAASILLVGLNGYGAEVAKNIILAGVKLVTFLDHRPVSSRDACSQFFVPRDQIDKNRAEASLQKAQNLNPMVQVIADPSNVDDKPDEYFKDFDVICLSECTIEQIKRINAICRKYNKKFFAGDVWGTFGFTFADLITHEFAEDVIQTKKTRMLEAGEPIAKEKFEKVTVTIKSFEKYAPFEKVLDAQNLPKDSEAYYLMLILLNFREKHKRDPLPSERSTNILNDEAKAIIEKYNLGDKMDHLLNGDLYAQISPVCAIVGGVMGQEIIKTVSQKERPHNNLFIFNPNTLCGQVLRLS; the protein is encoded by the exons ATGGTTGACCAAAAGAATCATGCAGAGTTAACGGATGCTGAAGCCGAGTTGTATGACAGGCAAATTCGTTTATGGGGACTGGAGTCTCAGAAACG ACTGCGAGCAGCGAGCATTCTTTTGGTAGGATTGAATGGCTATGGCGCAGAGGtagcaaaaaatattattcttgCCGGAGTAAAATTAGTTACGTTTTTGGATCACCGACCAGTAAGTTCCCGAGATGCATGCTCTCAATTCTTTGTGCCTAGAGATCAAATTGACAAAAAT AGAGCTGAGGCATCCTTACAAAAAGCACAAAATTTAAACCCAATGGTTCAAGTGATTGCTGATCCATCTAATGTGGATGATAAACCCGATGagtattttaaagattttgatGTCATTTGTTTATCTGAATGCACTATTGAACAGATTAAGAGAATCAATGCAATTTGCCGTAAATATAACAAGAAGTTCTTTGCTGGTGATGTTTGGGGAACATTTGGATTTACATTTGCAGATTTAATAACACACGAGTTCGCTGA GGATGTAATACAAACAAAGAAAACTCGAATGCTGGAAGCTGGTGAACCTATTGCAAaggaaaaatttgaaaaagttacGGTCACtataaaaagttttgaaaagtATGCTCCCTTTGAAAAAGTCTTGGATGCTCAAAATTTGCCAAAGGATTCAGAGGCGTACTATTTAATGCTTA TCCTATTAAACTTCCGCGAAAAGCACAAGAGAGATCCTCTGCCAAGTGAGAGAAGTACCAATATATTGAACGATGAAGCAAAGGcaatcattgaaaaatataatcttGGGGATAAAATGGATCATTTACTAAA TGGAGATCTGTATGCTCAAATCAGTCCTGTTTGTGCTATCGTGGGTGGAGTCATGGGCCAAGAAATCATTAAAACGGTTTCTCAAAAAGAGCGACCccataataatttattcatctTCAATCCAAACACTCTGTGTGGTCAAGTTTTACGATTATCTTAA
- the LOC100123451 gene encoding protein C12orf4 homolog isoform X2: MSSFKLPCYVEIELLNSLETSIKEWTTKFHDERSEKLIDAAKNGDLDVEEIIKNWEKVYKQKTAEYAEPMGTTDEELFAAAYHRLVHSPSLEPILQAEHKFGKDVTEVINMRDKDYNQLTQKQTEEMQLAVETLEAGSTEKSINDMAGRHFEEQSLLQGHWGSKVDALKLEQRRQYRNWIMRLLEEQQTNMLPTPVESPMVPVPPLGPGFENFVKNDDKSTSDYQQLEESFTIHLGSQMKQMHNIRILTGDVLDFCRTKNCDSESADPTPQRLQTALGLYSNDLCGLVLLSDNHLGSYSGVTKELVSISQLTAEFHFPPIDEQIEKIREDVKDAIAWRQAHHKEDNDLQQTKKTTLSKTLQTGDVFITRHSNLAQVHVVFHMVVNDSLRSGDINSRHPAILGLRNILKTACCNDVTTLTIPVLLVHEMTEDMTVAWCTKRAELVFKCVKGFMIEMASWGGAELKNLQFLVPKGMSEEVFGTLATMLPSIFRVSNPLVFKATSIPQTPKK; the protein is encoded by the exons ATGTCATCATTTAAACTGCCATGTTATGTAGAAATTGAGTTACTCAATTCTTTGGAAACTAGTATTAAAGAATGGACTACAAAATTTCATGATGAGAGATCAGAAAAACTTATAGATGCTGCTAAGAATGGAGACCTTGATGtagaagaaataataaaaaactgggaaaaagtatataaacaaaaaacagcAGAATATGCCGAGCCAATGGGAACTACAGATGAAGAATTATTTGCAGCAGCTTATCATAGACTGGTACATTCCCCGTCCTTGGAACCAATTTTACAGGCTGAACACAAATTTGGAAAAGATGTAACAGAAGTCATTAATATGAGAGACAAAGACTACAATCAACTTACTCAAAA ACAAACAGAGGAAATGCAGTTAGCGGTAGAAACTTTAGAAGCTGGTTCAACTGAAAAGTCAATTAATGACATGGCTGGACGTCATTTTGAAGAACAAAGCTTACTGCAAGGTCATTGGGGATCAAAAGTGGATGCTTTAAAACTTGAACAAAGGCGTCAGTACAGAAATTGGATAATGAGGTTACTAGAAGAGCAGCAGACAAACATGTTGCCGACTCCAGT tgAATCACCTATGGTTCCTGTACCACCACTTGGTCCaggatttgaaaattttgtcaaaaatgaTGACAAGAGTACATCTGATTATCAACAATTAGAAGAAAGTTTTACGATTCATTTAGGTTCTCAAATGAAACAAATGCACAATATTAGAATATTAACAGGGGATGTTTTAGACTTCTGTAGAACGAAAAACTGTGATTCCGA aagTGCTGATCCTACTCCACAGAGATTACAGACTGCTTTAGGGCTATATTCAAATGATTTATGTGGGCTTGTGCTATTAAGTGATAATCACTTAGGAAGTTACTCTGGAGTCACAAaag AACTTGTTTCAATATCACAATTAACAGCAGAGTTTCATTTTCCACCAATTGATGAGcagattgaaaaaataagagaagatGTTAAAGATGCAATTGCTTGGAGACAGGCTCATCACAAAGAAGATAACGATCTACAG CAAACGAAAAAAACAACTTTAAGTAAGACTTTGCAAACAGGTGATGTATTTATTACAAGGCATTCTAATTTAGCGCAAGTCCATGTTGTATTTCACATGGTGGTTAATGATTCATTACGATCGG gagaTATCAACTCGAGACATCCGGCAATCTTAGGATTAAGGAATATTTTGAAAACGGCTTGTTGTAATGATGTGACAACATTGACAATACCTGTTCTTTTAGTGCACGAAATGACAGAA GATATGACAGTAGCATGGTGTACAAAAAGAGCAGAACTTGTATTTAAGTGTGTAAAAGGCTTTATGATAGAAATGGCTTCATGGGGAGGCGctgaattgaaaaatttacaattcCTTGTACCAAAG GGAATGTCTGAAGAAGTCTTTGGTACACTTGCAACTATGCTTCCAAGCATATTCAGAGTATCAAATCCGCTGGTTTTCAAAGCTACTAGCATACCACAAACTCCTAAAAAGTga
- the LOC100123451 gene encoding protein C12orf4 homolog isoform X1 → MSKAQTPSMEEEYVEETFVFKFPTCTTNEEYTLQIPIKIPFRGSVKELVHRIMSSFKLPCYVEIELLNSLETSIKEWTTKFHDERSEKLIDAAKNGDLDVEEIIKNWEKVYKQKTAEYAEPMGTTDEELFAAAYHRLVHSPSLEPILQAEHKFGKDVTEVINMRDKDYNQLTQKQTEEMQLAVETLEAGSTEKSINDMAGRHFEEQSLLQGHWGSKVDALKLEQRRQYRNWIMRLLEEQQTNMLPTPVESPMVPVPPLGPGFENFVKNDDKSTSDYQQLEESFTIHLGSQMKQMHNIRILTGDVLDFCRTKNCDSESADPTPQRLQTALGLYSNDLCGLVLLSDNHLGSYSGVTKELVSISQLTAEFHFPPIDEQIEKIREDVKDAIAWRQAHHKEDNDLQQTKKTTLSKTLQTGDVFITRHSNLAQVHVVFHMVVNDSLRSGDINSRHPAILGLRNILKTACCNDVTTLTIPVLLVHEMTEDMTVAWCTKRAELVFKCVKGFMIEMASWGGAELKNLQFLVPKGMSEEVFGTLATMLPSIFRVSNPLVFKATSIPQTPKK, encoded by the exons ATGAGTAAAGCGCAAACTCCAAGCATGGAAGAAGAGTACGTAGAAGAAACATTTGTTTTCAAATTTCCAACATGTACAACAAATGAAGAATATACTTTACAGATTCCGATAAAAATTCCTTTTCGAGGATCTGTAAAAGAATTGGTTCATAGGATAATGTCATCATTTAAACTGCCATGTTATGTAGAAATTGAGTTACTCAATTCTTTGGAAACTAGTATTAAAGAATGGACTACAAAATTTCATGATGAGAGATCAGAAAAACTTATAGATGCTGCTAAGAATGGAGACCTTGATGtagaagaaataataaaaaactgggaaaaagtatataaacaaaaaacagcAGAATATGCCGAGCCAATGGGAACTACAGATGAAGAATTATTTGCAGCAGCTTATCATAGACTGGTACATTCCCCGTCCTTGGAACCAATTTTACAGGCTGAACACAAATTTGGAAAAGATGTAACAGAAGTCATTAATATGAGAGACAAAGACTACAATCAACTTACTCAAAA ACAAACAGAGGAAATGCAGTTAGCGGTAGAAACTTTAGAAGCTGGTTCAACTGAAAAGTCAATTAATGACATGGCTGGACGTCATTTTGAAGAACAAAGCTTACTGCAAGGTCATTGGGGATCAAAAGTGGATGCTTTAAAACTTGAACAAAGGCGTCAGTACAGAAATTGGATAATGAGGTTACTAGAAGAGCAGCAGACAAACATGTTGCCGACTCCAGT tgAATCACCTATGGTTCCTGTACCACCACTTGGTCCaggatttgaaaattttgtcaaaaatgaTGACAAGAGTACATCTGATTATCAACAATTAGAAGAAAGTTTTACGATTCATTTAGGTTCTCAAATGAAACAAATGCACAATATTAGAATATTAACAGGGGATGTTTTAGACTTCTGTAGAACGAAAAACTGTGATTCCGA aagTGCTGATCCTACTCCACAGAGATTACAGACTGCTTTAGGGCTATATTCAAATGATTTATGTGGGCTTGTGCTATTAAGTGATAATCACTTAGGAAGTTACTCTGGAGTCACAAaag AACTTGTTTCAATATCACAATTAACAGCAGAGTTTCATTTTCCACCAATTGATGAGcagattgaaaaaataagagaagatGTTAAAGATGCAATTGCTTGGAGACAGGCTCATCACAAAGAAGATAACGATCTACAG CAAACGAAAAAAACAACTTTAAGTAAGACTTTGCAAACAGGTGATGTATTTATTACAAGGCATTCTAATTTAGCGCAAGTCCATGTTGTATTTCACATGGTGGTTAATGATTCATTACGATCGG gagaTATCAACTCGAGACATCCGGCAATCTTAGGATTAAGGAATATTTTGAAAACGGCTTGTTGTAATGATGTGACAACATTGACAATACCTGTTCTTTTAGTGCACGAAATGACAGAA GATATGACAGTAGCATGGTGTACAAAAAGAGCAGAACTTGTATTTAAGTGTGTAAAAGGCTTTATGATAGAAATGGCTTCATGGGGAGGCGctgaattgaaaaatttacaattcCTTGTACCAAAG GGAATGTCTGAAGAAGTCTTTGGTACACTTGCAACTATGCTTCCAAGCATATTCAGAGTATCAAATCCGCTGGTTTTCAAAGCTACTAGCATACCACAAACTCCTAAAAAGTga